One genomic segment of Vulpes vulpes isolate BD-2025 chromosome 2, VulVul3, whole genome shotgun sequence includes these proteins:
- the EPHA8 gene encoding ephrin type-A receptor 8 isoform X2, protein MAPARGRLPPALWVVTAAAAATCVSAARGEVNLLDTSTIHGDWGWLTYPAHGWDSINEVDESFQPIHTYQVCNVMSPNQNNWLRTSWVPRDGARRVYAEIKFTLRDCNSMPGVLGTCKETFNLYYLESDRDLGASTQESQFLKIDTIAADESFTGADLGVRRLKLNTEVRGVGPLSKRGFYLAFQDIGACLAILSLRIYYKKCPTMVRNLAAFSEAVTGADSSSLVEVRGQCVRHSEERDTPKMYCSAEGEWLVPIGKCVCSAGYEERRDACVACELGFYKSAPGDQLCARCPPHSHSAAPAAQACRCDLSYYRAALDPPSAACTRPPSAPVNLISSVNGTSVTLEWAPPLDPGGRNDITYNAVCRRCPWALGHCETCGSGTRFVPQQTSLVRASLMVANLLAHMNYSFWIEAVNGVSDLSPEPRRAAVVNITTNQAGLAQQKLFSPCRRGGDQSSVSVTT, encoded by the exons ATGGCCCccgcccggggccgcctgccCCCCGCGCTCTGGGTCGTCACGGCCGCGGCGGCGGCCACCTGCGTGTCCGCGGCGCGCGGCGAAG TGAACTTGCTGGACACGTCAACCATCCACGGAGACTGGGGCTGGCTCACGTACCCGGCTCACGGG TGGGACTCCATCAACGAGGTGGACGAGTCTTTCCAGCCCATCCACACGTACCAGGTGTGCAACGTCATGAGCCCCAACCAGAACAACTGGCTGCGCACGAGCTGGGTGCCCCGCGACGGTGCCCGGCGTGTCTACGCCGAGATCAAGTTCACCCTGCGTGACTGCAACAGCATGCCCGGCGTGCTGGGCACCTGTAAGGAGACCTTTAACCTCTACTACCTGGAGTCGGACCGTGACCTGGGCGCCAGCACGCAAGAAAGCCAGTTCCTCAAAATCGACACCATTGCAGCCGACGAGAGCTTCACGGGTGCTGACCTGGGGGTGCGGCGCCTCAAGCTCAACACGGAGGTGCGCGGCGTGGGCCCCCTCAGCAAGCGCGGCTTCTATCTGGCCTTCCAGGACATCGGCGCCTGCCTCGCCATCCTGTCTCTCCGCATCTATTACAAGAAGTGCCCCACTATGGTGCGCAACCTGGCCGCCTTCTCGGAGGCGGTGACGGGGGCCGACTCGTCCTCGCTGGTGGAGGTGCGGGGCCAGTGCGTGCGGCACTCAGAGGAGCGGGACACGCCCAAGATGTACTGCAGCGCGGAGGGCGAGTGGCTGGTGCCCATTGGCAAGTGCGTGTGCAGCGCTGGCTACGAGGAGCGGCGGGATGCCTGTGTGG CCTGTGAGCTGGGCTTCTACAAGTCGGCCCCTGGGGACCAGCTCTGCGCCCGCTGCCCCCCCCACAGCCACTCTGCAGCCCCCGCTGCCCAGGCCTGCCGCTGTGACCTCAGCTACTACCGCGCGGCCCTGGACCCGCCATCCGCAGCCTGCACCC GGCCACCCTCGGCACCGGTGAATCTCATCTCCAGCGTCAACGGGACATCTGTGACCCTGGAATGGGCCCCTCCCCTGGATCCGGGCGGCCGCAACGACATCACCTACAATGCCGTGTGCCGCCGCTGCCCTTGGGCGTTGGGCCACTGCGAGACGTGCGGGAGTGGCACCCGCTTCGTGCCCCAGCAGACGAGCCTGGTGCGGGCCAGTCTGATGGTGGCCAACCTGCTGGCCCACATGAACTACTCCTTCTGGATCGAGGCCGTCAACGGTGTGTCTGacctgagccccgagccccgccGGGCCGCCGTGGTCAACATCACCACGAACCAGGCAG GCCTGGCCCAACAGAAACTATTCTCACCATGTCGCCGAGGAGGAGACCAAAGCTCTGTGTCAGTCACCACGTAG